Proteins encoded by one window of Vigna radiata var. radiata cultivar VC1973A chromosome 5, Vradiata_ver6, whole genome shotgun sequence:
- the LOC106762597 gene encoding probable polyamine oxidase 5 produces MVVKKPRIVIIGAGMAGLTAANKLYTATASKDLFELCVVEGGSRIGGRINTSEFGGDRIEMGATWIHGIGGSPIHKIAQEIHSLRSDQPWECMDGNTDEAITIAEGGFHLHPSIVDPITKLFNNLMEYSQGKLNEATAKGELESYHKLAALAAKVASNRSGNNNLSIGSFLRQGLETYQISKEQEEVKGCGEWSRKLLEEGIFGMHENNQRTYTSADDLLTLDYSAESEYRMFPGEEITIAKGYLSIIESLASVLPPGLIQLGRKVTRIEWQLDERKGVENGCCSSKPVKLHFCDGSVMSADHVIVTVSLGVLKSAIRDDSGMFCPPLPSSKTEAISRLGFGVVNKLFMQLSPKHGGGKHEYQHEHVNEDSDKGFPFLQMVFHSPQSGTRHKKIPWWMRRTATLFPIYNNSSVLLSWFVGEEALALESLKDEEIINGVSSTVSCFLQHSQWQKGSSSHRLCNGNANSEERSQENEVKFSKVLKSKWGTDPLFLGSYSYVAVGSSGDDLDAMAEPLPKDSSCQPSASSPLQILFAGEATHRTHYSTTHGAYFSGLREANRLLQHYHCVGIYNN; encoded by the coding sequence ATGGTGGTGAAGAAGCCACGGATAGTGATAATTGGAGCAGGAATGGCAGGCCTCACAGCTGCCAACAAGCTCTACACTGCCACTGCCTCAAAGGACTTGTTTGAGCTATGTGTTGTGGAGGGTGGAAGCAGGATTGGTGGCAGAATCAACACCTCAGAGTTTGGTGGTGACCGTATTGAGATGGGTGCTACATGGATCCATGGAATTGGAGGCAGTCCAATTCACAAAATTGCTCAAGAAATCCACTCACTCCGCTCTGACCAACCTTGGGAGTGCATGGATGGGAACACTGATGAGGCCATCACCATTGCTGAAGGTGGCTTCCATCTCCACCCTTCCATTGTTGACCCCATTACAAAGCTCTTCAACAACCTCATGGAATATTCTCAAGGGAAGCTCAATGAAGCCACTGCAAAGGGTGAACTTGAAAGTTATCACAAGCTGGCTGCTTTGGCTGCTAAGGTTGCTTCCAACAGGTCTGGTAACAACAACCTTAGTATTGGCTCTTTTCTGAGACAAGGCCTGGAGACTTACCAGATTTCAAAGGAGCAAGAGGAGGTCAAAGGGTGTGGGGAGTGGAGCAGGAAGTTACTTGAGGAAGGAATATTTGGAATGCACGAGAACAACCAGAGGACCTATACATCAGCTGATGACCTCTTGACACTGGATTATAGTGCTGAAAGCGAGTACAGAATGTTCCCAGGTGAAGAAATCACAATTGCTAAAGGGTACTTGAGCATAATTGAGTCCTTAGCTTCTGTGTTGCCACCTGGTTTGATTCAGTTAGGTAGAAAAGTCACAAGGATTGAGTGGCAGCTTGATGAGAGGAAGGGTGTGGAAAATGGCTGTTGTTCTTCTAAGCCTGTGAAGCTGCATTTTTGTGATGGCTCCGTTATGTCCGCTGATCATGTCATTGTCACAGTTTCACTGGGAGTGTTAAAATCTGCTATTCGTGATGATTCAGGTATGTTCTGTCCTCCTCTTCCCTCTTCCAAAACTGAGGCAATTTCAAGGCTTGGCTTTGGGGTTGTTAACAAGTTGTTTATGCAATTAAGTCCAAAACATGGAGGAGGGAAACATGAATACCAGCATGAACATGTAAATGAAGACTCAGACAAAGGGTTCCCTTTCCTGCAAATGGTTTTCCATTCACCTCAATCTGGAACGAGGCACAAGAAAATACCCTGGTGGATGAGGAGGACAGCCACCCTTTTCCCCATATACAACAATTCTAGTGTCCTCTTGTCTTGGTTTGTGGGGGAAGAAGCACTAGCACTTGAGTCACTCAAAGATGAGGAGATCATAAATGGAGTTTCATCCACAGTCTCGTGCTTTCTACAGCATTCTCAGTGGCAAAAGGGTTCCAGTTCACATAGATTGTGCAATGGGAATGCGAATTCTGAGGAGAGATCTCAAGAAAATGAGGTGAAGTTCAGTAAAGTCTTGAAGAGCAAATGGGGAACTGATCCCTTGTTTTTAGGCTCATACAGTTATGTTGCTGTAGGGTCAAGTGGTGATGATTTAGATGCAATGGCCGAGCCATTGCCAAAAGATAGCAGTTGTCAGCCTTCTGCTTCTTCTCCACTTCAAATTTTGTTTGCAGGGGAAGCAACTCACAGAACTCATTATTCCACAACTCATGGAGCTTACTTCAGTGGTCTCAGGGAAGCCAATAGGCTTCTTCAACATTATCATTGTGTTGGAATTTACAATaactag